The following proteins are encoded in a genomic region of Liolophura sinensis isolate JHLJ2023 chromosome 7, CUHK_Ljap_v2, whole genome shotgun sequence:
- the LOC135470056 gene encoding proton myo-inositol cotransporter-like produces MRFVKVALMTVVVDSVSTTRTGPPQLVTACLSLMNTRPTRFHPWENAQKKIWPPTHWGTSGLMGSVPRNSTGYPLWGMTTYLIFFAPGLASVPWIVNTELYPMWARGTGNGLATATNWIFNFIVSMTFLSLVSLLGKHGVFMLYTSLSVVGMIFTAALLPETKGKKLEDLEQLFKRSTIKS; encoded by the exons ATGA GGTTTGTCAAGGTTGCATTGATGACAGTGGTTGTGGATTCTGTTTCAACGACACGAACTGGTCCTCCCCAGTTGGTCACTGCTTGTCTGTCTTTAATGAACACCAGGCCTACACGTTTTCATCCGTGGGAGAATGCTCAAAAGAAAATATGGCCTCCGACACACTGGGGAACATCTGGGCTTATGGGTTCTGTCCCACGAAATTCTACTGGATACCCGTTGTGGGGAATGACCAcgtatttgatattttttgccCCAG GGCTGGCCTCCGTCCCTTGGATTGTTAACACGGAACTATACCCAATGTGGGCACGGGGTACTGGGAATGGACTGGCGACGGCAACGAACTGGATCTTTAACTTTATTGTGTCCATGACCTTCCTTAGTTTGGTATCCCTACTTGGAAAGCATG GTGTGTTCATGCTGTACACTTCGTTGTCTGTGGTGGGAATGATTTTCACTGCGGCTCTTTTACCAGAAACAAAGGGGAAGAAATTAGAGGATTTGGAACAGTTATTTAAACGCTCCACAATAAAGTCATGA
- the LOC135470928 gene encoding proton myo-inositol cotransporter-like → MSIEMVAKRPLLQDDGGRGLYSTDDEDEEELFTQPPSKGQHALKEKVTITTHVKLLTAFASIGQFLFGYDTGVISGSMLFIRKQFGLGDVWQEAIVSATIVAAALFAFIGGPVSDWIGRRLTAVGAGLLFTLGSVVLGTASGPPVILAGRVIVGCGLGLTSMCLPMYLSECAPAKVRGRLLLISCTFGCSGMLCANIVDGFFSYKKTNGWRYMLGIASMPSVIMVVGFLLLPESPRWLVKAGKLERARYVLEKLRAPEEVENELSAIRKICDEDNVKKLEAGKFVLLRILRHASTRRALLIGCGLQMFQQLAAINTVMCDTESNSAVCGIRVGSGVFSGRYSVPSNQ, encoded by the exons ATGTCGATAGAGATGGTGGCCAAGCGACCCCTCCTGCAGGACGATGGGGGTCGCGGGCTCTACAGCACTGACGACGAAGATGAAGAAGAGCTCTTTACGCAGCCGCCCAGTAAAGGACAGCATGCCTTAAAGGAAAAAGTGACAATAACCACACATGTCAAGTTGCTAACGGCTTTCGCCTCCATAGGGCAGTTTTTGTTTGGGTACGACACTGGGGTAATTTCAGGCTCAATGCTGTTTATACGGAAGCAGTTCGGACTTGGTGACGTGTGGCAGGAGGCTATAGTCAGTGCCACAATTGTAGCTGCTGCACTGTTTGCGTTCATCGGAGGACCTGTGAGCGACTGGATAGGGAGGCGTCTCACGGCAGTAGGGGCCGGGTTACTCTTCACCTTGGGGTCCGTCGTGCTTGGCACCGCTAGTGGACCACCTGTCATCCTTGCAGGAAGAGTCATTGTTGGATGTGGGCTAG GACTGACTTCGATGTGCTTACCAATGTATCTGTCCGAGTGTGCCCCGGCGAAGGTCAGAGGTCGTCTTCTTCTTATCAGTTGTACCTTCGGATGTTCCGGCATGCTCTGTGCCAACATTGTCGACGGATTCTTCAGCTATAAGAAGACAAATGGCTGGAG GTACATGCTAGGAATAGCCTCGATGCCGTCTGTCATCATGGTTGTAGGGTTCTTACTGCTGCCGGAAAGTCCTCGCTGGTTGGTGAAAGCAGGAAAACTCGAACGCGCCAGATATGTCCTGGAAAAGCTTCGCGCCCCTGAAGAAGTCGAAAATGAACTCTCTGCGATCAGAAAAATTTGTGATGAAGATAATGTTAAAAAACTAGAAGCAG gtaaATTCGTACTGCTCCGAATTTTGCGCCACGCATCTACCCGTCGGGCCCTGTTGATCGGCTGTGGACTGCAGATGTTTCAGCAACTTGCCGCCATTAACACGGTCAT GTGTGATACTGAGTCTAATAGTGCTGTCTGTGGGATTCGTGTTGGCAGTGGTGTATTCTCCGGCCGTTATTCCGTCCCAAGCAATCAATAA